The DNA segment AAACGTATTGCTCGAGCAATAGGGGAAGAACGAAAGTTAAGACCTATTGTTACTACGGTTCATTTAGCGAATGTGGTGAAGTTAGCTCACCCGCGATGGGAAAGGCATAAACATCCTGCTACGCAAACCTTTCAGGCAATACGCATTCGAATAAATAATGAATTGGAAGATTTAAAGTCCTGCTTAGAACAAAGTTTAGAAGTGTTGAAGATAGGTGGGCGTTTGTTAGTCATTAGCTTTCATTCATTAGAAGATCGAATCGTAAAACGTTTTATTCGTCAGCATGCCCATGAAGCGGTGGAATTAAAAAAGCTACCTTTCATGCCAGCTGAATGGAGGCCTAAATTAAAAAATTTGGGTCGCGGGATTAAACCGGATGCGTATGCGATTAAAGCCAATCCACGATCGCGTAGCGCAGTGTTACGAATTGCGGAGAAAATATCATGAATATGGCGGCACGTGCTTTAACACAAAGTACCTTGACATGGGATCACAGGCAAAGCTGGGTTATTTCCTTAAAAATGATAGGACTTATTTTATTAACACTAGCAGTTTTGTCTTCAGCACTTTCAGTTATTTACATAAAAACTGTACAACGTAATTTATATAGTCAATTACAAGCAAGCCAGCAAGATTCTGATAATTTAAAAACAGAATGGAGCCAACTACTACTCGAGGAAAATACTTGGGTGGCGCCCGTTCGAATACAAACCCTAGCTCAACAAGAATTAGGAATGCGAATTCCCGAAATGAAAAACACGGTTTTATTAACGAAGTCTGTTTAAATGCTATTCGATTGTTCGCCTCCGACTCAAGCCCTTAATTTGGTTTAGCAAGAGGTGTAGTTTACATGCAGGGTCGTCAGGTCAAAAAAAATAAATCTACTTCTATTGCTACGAAATACCAATGGCGCTTAATGATCGTGATTTTCATATTAATGATCATCGCTGTGGGTTTAATTGGTCGACTGATTAATTTAACGGTTATTAACCGTCAGTTTTTGCGTAATCAAGGTAATGCAAGAACAGTACGTACTTTAAATATTCCTGCACATCGCGGTATGATTTTGGATCGCCAGGGTGTGCCTTTAGCTATCAGTACACCCGTCGATGCTGTTTGGATTGATCCTGCTTACTTTAGGCCTAATCGACAACAACTTTCTTTGTTAGGTCATTTTTTACAAATCAATCCGCAAACCATTCATGAAATACAATTACATGGTCAATTTAAAGAATTTATTTATTTAAAGCGTGGTTTGAATCCGAGTTTAGCAAAACAAATCAAGGATCTAAAAATACCGGGCGTATTTTTACAAAATGAATATCATCGTTATTACCCAGAAGGCCCAGTGATGGCGCATGTGGTTGGTTTAACCAATGTAGATGATAAGGGTCAAGAAGGTTTAGAGTTAGCTTATAATAATTGGTTAGAAGGCCAATCCGGTTTAAAGAAAGTTATCAAAGATCGATTAGGACATGTCGTGGCGGATATACGATCTATTCGTAAGCCAAGACCTGGACATGACTTACAATTAAGTATCGATAAACGTATCCAATATGTTGCCTATAGAGAATTGAAGACCGGCATTGAACGATATCAAGCCGATTCAGGATCGGTTGTTGTACTCGATGTTAAAACCGGTGAAATTTTAGCGATGGCAAATTGGCCCTCTTATAATCCTAATGACAGATTAACAGCGCAGGATGGTCATACACGTAACCGTGCATTAACTGATCTATTTGAACCAGGATCTACCATTAAAAGTTTTAGTATGGCCAGTGTATTAGCGAACGGTCAATTTACTCCTACTAGTCAAATCGATACATCACCTGGCTGGATGATTGTTGCTGGTAAGCGAATTATGGATGAACATAATAATGGTGTGATGGATTTAACTAAGATATTACAGATCTCGAGTAACATGGGAATGTCAAAGCTTATTCTTTCGCTTCCCGCAGAAAATTTGTGGAATACTTTACACCAAATGGGTTTTGGTCAAATTACACAAAGTGGTTTTCCAGGAGAGCGAACCGGCAGTTTGCCAAATTTTAAAGTATGGAATCCTTTTGTACTGGCCACTTTATCGTTTGGTTATGGGATCTCAGTCACTGCGCTACAATTGGCGCAAGCTTATGCAGTGCTAGCGCATGGAGGTATCAAAATTCCCGTTACTTTTCTTAAAGTTCAAGGTGATCCGCCATTAGGTGAACAGGTGATGGATAAAACTATTAGTAGAGAAGTTTTGGATATGTTGGAGTCAGTACTGACTAAAGGAGGAACAGCCCCATTAGCGCGTGTTCCAGGTTATAGAGTGATAGGCAAAACAGGTACGGTGCGTATAGTCGGCGTACATGGCTATGAAAAGCATCACTATAATAGTATTTTTATTGGTATCGCTCCTGCAAGTCATCCACGTTTAGTCGTGGCTGTCATTTTGCATGATCCAAAAGGTCGCTTGTATTATGGAGGTTATACGGCTGGACCTATCTTTTCGCATGTGATGAATAATGCTTTACACTTATTAAATATTGTACCTGATGATTTAGCCAGTCTTAATCAACCACTTCCTAAAGTAATGCTTCCTTCACTAGGCATGCGAGATTAAAGCGACTGCCGAATAATATCTCATCCTCATTATAATATTTGGTTTTTTCAAATTATAAATAAAATATAAACCGTTCATACATTATCATCATTAATGTCAACAAAATCCATTTTATCAGTTTATTCTGCGCTTAACTCTATATTATCCAATTTTAGTTTTTTCATTAAAAAGATAGAATTTTCGAGAAAGTTAAAAATCGTTTTAATCTTTCCAGTACGGCTTAGCAGTCGTCAGAAATTAGCAATTTAAAAATTATATTTTAAGGAGATAATATGTTAAACGCTAACTTATCGTTTGATGGTTCCACAGGGCAGATATTGAATTACATAGGAAATAAAAAAGCTATTGAGGCGCCCGATATTGTACGGATAGGAGCAGGAAAATACACTGTAACGTTTTTATCAGGTCGTCAGATTGATGCAGCTAGAATAGGATCATCTATCGTGACAGTCCAATGCCAAAGTCCAGTGGGGAGCGGAACAATTACCAACGTTATTGCGAGTCCAAAAGCTGTATATAATCCTAATTCCATTGAATTTCCCTGGAGTATTAGTTTCCAAATCGAAACACAAAATGTGGTTCCTGCTTTATTATTATTGGGTCCGATATTAAGTTATGTCGATAGACCGGTAGTAATGGTGGCGTTTCGAGCAAAAAATAAGATGCAGCACGGAAGAAATATGTGAAGTTTTGTTAGGACTGGAGATTGTAGTGCCAATTAGATAAAATTTCCTAGGCATAACAGAAATGTATCGTAACAAACGGGTTAAAATGCTACTAGCTATTTATCAAATAACAGGAATGACGAGGATAGTTTTTCCTCGTGGTAAGGAATATATAATAATACATAAATAAAGATTTGATAATTAACTCGTTTTTTACCCTTCACGACATGTATGCGCTAATTTAAATCTGCAGCGAATAGAGAGAAAAAAATCGTTGCAATACACGGATTAACGCATATATTCCCGTGATAGTCGTAATCCACCATAGCTTAGATGCAACTAATTCTGCAAATACAGATGATTTGGGTAGATTACCGTTACAGGTGATTTGACTTTGCAAGTAACGGAAGGTTCTAATATTTCATTCGATCGGTTAGTTGTATGCTCATTACCAATACAGCTAGTTGTTAATTTTTAAAAAAACTATACTATTATTGGGATGGCCATCGATTGTACGGCTTTAAGCTTTGAGATTACTTAATATTTGAAGGAATAGGCGATGCATAAGGAAATGCAGTTTCAGTTCATTTTTCTTAGTATATTGGTTTTTTTTGTATTTTTTACTTCAAGTATAGAAGCTCGCGAGCCTTTACCACCGCGCTTTTCAGCGGCGGCATCTACGGGTGTATATACCGTAGGTCAAGCGGATCTGATGGTATCACTCGATGGTGACGCGCAACATAATCTCTATGTGAATCCACAAGGCGCCTATGGTAGTGATCAGCAATGGTATGGTGATCTGGGCTTAGGTTATCGCTGGATCAAGAATGATGCCGCGATATTAGGTTGGTATTTATTCGCAGGACATACTCGTGGAGAAAATAGCAGTGGATTTTGGATAACCAATCCTGGTGTAGAAGTGATGGGCAGTCGCTGGGATGCTCGGATTAACGCGTATATTCCGGTGGCTGGGCGAAGTAATGAATTAGGTATAAAAGACTTTAATATCGTCAGCACCCCTGTTTTTACGGGTCATACCGAAACCATTAATAGTGTATTTAATGAAGTCAATGCGATTCAACAAATCGGTAATGGCGCAGATGCCAGAGTGGGATATCAACTTTTTCCTCAAGTACCCTTAAAAGGCTATATAGGAGCATATTTTTTTGATATAGCTAATACGGATAATGTGCGAGGTGGTGCAGCAGGATTAGAATATTGGTTTGATGATAATATTCGCGTATTCGCAAATTACAGTTATGATAATTATCAGCATAGTAAAGTAGTCGGTGGTTTAGGCATTAGTTTTGGCGGTGTGAGAAAACATTGGGCCGATCCCACGTTATCGGAACGTTTAACGGATCCGGTGGATCGCTATTTAGCGAACTTGGGTCATGGTTCAGGCATACCAAGTAAAACGCTCTTATATGCTATGGGTCGCGGTAGCAGCAGTGAGATTATCAGTAATAACATTGCGTTTTTTAGTCAAACGGGTACACCTAACACCGGAGGTAATTTAACTATCGCCAATTGCACGTTTGAAAATCCGTGTGGACCGAATGATTTTACACAAGCGGGTGTGAACAGTTTAAATCCTATATTACCCAATACAATGTTTTATTTTAATGGTGGAACTTATCCAGCGAATAATA comes from the Rickettsiella endosymbiont of Rhagonycha lignosa genome and includes:
- the ftsL gene encoding cell division protein FtsL, coding for MNMAARALTQSTLTWDHRQSWVISLKMIGLILLTLAVLSSALSVIYIKTVQRNLYSQLQASQQDSDNLKTEWSQLLLEENTWVAPVRIQTLAQQELGMRIPEMKNTVLLTKSV
- a CDS encoding penicillin-binding protein 2, which produces MQGRQVKKNKSTSIATKYQWRLMIVIFILMIIAVGLIGRLINLTVINRQFLRNQGNARTVRTLNIPAHRGMILDRQGVPLAISTPVDAVWIDPAYFRPNRQQLSLLGHFLQINPQTIHEIQLHGQFKEFIYLKRGLNPSLAKQIKDLKIPGVFLQNEYHRYYPEGPVMAHVVGLTNVDDKGQEGLELAYNNWLEGQSGLKKVIKDRLGHVVADIRSIRKPRPGHDLQLSIDKRIQYVAYRELKTGIERYQADSGSVVVLDVKTGEILAMANWPSYNPNDRLTAQDGHTRNRALTDLFEPGSTIKSFSMASVLANGQFTPTSQIDTSPGWMIVAGKRIMDEHNNGVMDLTKILQISSNMGMSKLILSLPAENLWNTLHQMGFGQITQSGFPGERTGSLPNFKVWNPFVLATLSFGYGISVTALQLAQAYAVLAHGGIKIPVTFLKVQGDPPLGEQVMDKTISREVLDMLESVLTKGGTAPLARVPGYRVIGKTGTVRIVGVHGYEKHHYNSIFIGIAPASHPRLVVAVILHDPKGRLYYGGYTAGPIFSHVMNNALHLLNIVPDDLASLNQPLPKVMLPSLGMRD
- a CDS encoding DUF807 family protein, whose product is MLNANLSFDGSTGQILNYIGNKKAIEAPDIVRIGAGKYTVTFLSGRQIDAARIGSSIVTVQCQSPVGSGTITNVIASPKAVYNPNSIEFPWSISFQIETQNVVPALLLLGPILSYVDRPVVMVAFRAKNKMQHGRNM